GGCCAGCGAGGGTTGGCATCCGGGGGTCATCGGCATCGTCGCGGGTCGGCTGGCCGCCGAGCGGCGCCGGCCGGTGGCCGTCGTGGCGATCGAGGGAGAGCTGGGGCGTGGAAGTGCGCGCAGCGTGCCGGGGCTCGACCTGGTCGAGGTGCTGCGTTGCAGCGCGGCTGCGCTCACGCGCTTCGGCGGGCATGCGGCGGCTGCTGGCTTCACCGTCGAGCGCAGCAAGTTGGCTCTGCTGGCGGCGTCGCTGGAGCAGGCCACGGCGGGGCGTCTCGCGGGGCTGGAGCCGCCGGGGCTGACGGTCGACGCACTGGTCGAGTTGGAGCGGGTCGATGAGCCGCTCTGTGGCGCCTTGGCGCGGCTGGCCCCCTTCGGCCAACAAAACGCCGAGCCGATCCTTGCGAGCGCCGCTGTCGCCGTGGTCAGCGTCCGCAGCGTGGGCAGCGGGCATCTCGCGCTGACGCTGCGTCAGGGTGAAGGTGTGCCGCAGCAGGCGATCGCCTTTGGGTTCAACCGCGCAGCACCGGCAGTTGGGTCGAGGGTGGACCTCGCCTTCGTGCCCGAGCTCGACAGCTATCGGCGGCGCGGGGTGCGCCTGCGGGTTCAGGCGCTCCTGCCGGCCGGCGAGGGGGTCGAGCTCGCCTCCCTGCGCGAGGCGTCAGCGGCGGCGCAGCCCTAGCGGAGAGACAGATGTCACGAGCAGCTGACGAAGACGCGCGGGCGGGCGCTTGGCGCGGCGCCGACGAGCCTGCAGACGGCGGAGACGAGCAGCTGGGCGACGCGCTAGGGGATGACCCGGCCGGGCCGATCGCGTTCAGCCACCACCTCTCGCGCCGCCAGCGCGGTCTATGGCCGGCCTTGCTGCGGCTCTTCTCCCTCGTGATGATGCTCGGGGCGCTCCTTCTCCTCGTGCTCTACAAGGACCGCTGCGCCGCGGAGGTGGCGCGCGCGATCGGCGTGGCCTCGCAGCCCCCGGGGGGCCCCTCGCGCGGAGCGGCGTTGCTGCCGGACGGCGGCCGTTGATCGGGGCACCGAGCGTCTTTGTCTGCGCCGGTGAGGTCTCCGGTGATCGCGCAGCCGCCGCGGTCGTCGTCGAGTTGCGCGCGCGCTTCCCGCGGCTGCGCTGTTGGGGCGTGGGCGGTGCCGCGCTCGAAGCCGCGGGCGTCGAGCTGATCGCGCGCAGCGAGGCGCTGGCGGTGGCCGGCCTGAGCGAGGCCGTCGGGCTCTTGCCGCGGCTGGCTGGCCTGCGCTGGAGGCTACGGCGCGCCTGGCGCCTCCGTCGCCCCGACCTGGCCTTGCTCGTCGACTATCCCGGGCTCAACCTGCGGCTCGCCTGCGCCTTGCGCCGCGCCGCTGTGCCTGTGCTCTACTACGTGGCGCCTCAGCGCTGGGCCTGGCGCGAGGGCGGGGCGGCGCGCGTCGGACGCTGCACCGATGCGCTCGCGGTGGTGCTGCCCTTCGAGGCCCCCTGGTACGCGCGGCGCGGCGTCGCGGCAACCTTCGTCGGCCACCCCGCGCTCGACACGCGATCGACGCTGCCGCGCGAGGCCACGCGCCGCGCGCTCGGGATCGAAGGCGCCCGCGCGGTGGTGGCTATCTTCCCTGGGTCGCGCCGCCACGAGCTCGAACGCCACCTGCCGCCGCTGCGCCGCGCTTTTGCGCGCCTGCCCGGCGTCGAGCCGCTGCTCGTTCCGGCGACGGCGGCGCTGGCTGCTCGCTGCCGTACCCTCGTGCCGGCGTGGCGTCAGGCTGGCACGAGGCAGGCCTTGGCGGCAGCGGATGCCGCGCTGTGCAAGGCGGGAACGGTGACGCTCGAGGTTGCGCTGGCGGGCATCCCGCTGGCGGCGTTCTATCGGCTCTCGGCGTTCTCCTATGCGCTCCTCCGTCGGGCGGTCAAAGTGCCCTACGTGGCGCTGCCGAATATCCTCGCGCGGGCGCCGGTCGTGCCCGAGCTGCTGCAACACGAGTTGACGCCCGAGGCGATCGTGGCGGTCGTCTCGCGCTTGCTGCAGCCGCGCTACGCGGCGTGGCAGCGCGCGCGCCTGGGGCAGCTGGCCGCGCTGCTCGGCCCGCCTGGTGCAGCCCGGCGGGTTGCCGACCTCGCTCAGCAGTTGCTTGGCAGCGGCGCGTAGCTGCCAGGTTGCGCGTGACTGGCAGGTTGCGCGTGACTGAAGCGTTGCGCGCCTGAAGGCGCCTCGCTGCCGAGCGCCGTGCTGGCGCTCAGCGCGCTAGCCGCGCGTCA
The Pseudomonadota bacterium DNA segment above includes these coding regions:
- the lpxB gene encoding lipid-A-disaccharide synthase; amino-acid sequence: MIGAPSVFVCAGEVSGDRAAAAVVVELRARFPRLRCWGVGGAALEAAGVELIARSEALAVAGLSEAVGLLPRLAGLRWRLRRAWRLRRPDLALLVDYPGLNLRLACALRRAAVPVLYYVAPQRWAWREGGAARVGRCTDALAVVLPFEAPWYARRGVAATFVGHPALDTRSTLPREATRRALGIEGARAVVAIFPGSRRHELERHLPPLRRAFARLPGVEPLLVPATAALAARCRTLVPAWRQAGTRQALAAADAALCKAGTVTLEVALAGIPLAAFYRLSAFSYALLRRAVKVPYVALPNILARAPVVPELLQHELTPEAIVAVVSRLLQPRYAAWQRARLGQLAALLGPPGAARRVADLAQQLLGSGA